The Solibacillus sp. FSL W7-1464 genome contains a region encoding:
- a CDS encoding tRNA (adenine(22)-N(1))-methyltransferase, producing the protein MNAQKLSKRLETVASFVPTGAIVADIGSDHAYLPCYLVHKGIAARAVAGEVVKGPYESAVKQVRTEGLTDKITVRMADGLAAVEEADGITAVTIAGMGGPLIVSILEKHPQALKTVTRLILQPNIHAKAIREWAMANGWAIQDEVILEEDGKIYEVLVLQRGEMKLNEAQTLLGPKLMETKVPVFIEKWSREIANWQRVQQAISEAEKTAENQEKFEQLTHYIKMVQEAIA; encoded by the coding sequence ATGAACGCACAAAAACTTTCAAAACGACTTGAAACGGTCGCTTCATTTGTCCCGACAGGAGCAATTGTAGCGGATATCGGAAGTGATCATGCCTATTTACCGTGTTATTTGGTGCATAAAGGAATTGCTGCACGTGCAGTAGCGGGTGAGGTTGTGAAAGGACCTTATGAATCAGCTGTAAAACAAGTCCGCACTGAAGGCTTGACAGATAAAATTACGGTACGCATGGCTGATGGTCTGGCGGCTGTTGAAGAAGCGGATGGAATTACTGCTGTGACGATTGCAGGAATGGGCGGACCACTCATTGTATCCATTTTGGAAAAGCATCCGCAAGCGCTAAAAACGGTAACCCGTTTAATTTTACAGCCGAATATCCATGCAAAGGCGATCCGCGAATGGGCCATGGCAAATGGCTGGGCAATCCAGGATGAGGTTATTTTAGAAGAGGACGGGAAAATCTATGAGGTCCTTGTATTACAGCGCGGGGAAATGAAATTAAACGAAGCGCAAACTTTGCTTGGTCCAAAGCTGATGGAAACGAAAGTACCTGTTTTCATTGAAAAATGGTCACGTGAAATCGCGAATTGGCAACGTGTTCAACAAGCGATTTCAGAAGCTGAAAAAACAGCTGAAAATCAGGAAAAATTTGAACAACTGACACATTACATTAAAATGGTACAGGAGGCGATTGCGTGA
- a CDS encoding c-type cytochrome, giving the protein MRNNPLIPYVLIMAFGIGLIFFMSFEGAADKNSADGEHSGETAELNGEDIAQKNCISCHGGDLTGGGGPSIVGLDAEHIKDYALNGSENGMMPPVLKNEAEADAVAEYISGL; this is encoded by the coding sequence ATGAGAAACAATCCACTTATTCCTTACGTACTTATCATGGCATTCGGTATCGGACTAATTTTCTTCATGTCATTTGAGGGTGCAGCTGATAAAAACAGTGCGGACGGTGAACATTCAGGGGAAACTGCTGAATTAAATGGTGAAGATATTGCTCAAAAGAACTGTATTTCGTGCCACGGTGGTGATTTAACTGGTGGTGGAGGTCCTTCAATCGTTGGATTAGATGCTGAGCATATTAAAGATTACGCATTAAATGGTTCAGAAAACGGCATGATGCCACCGGTTCTTAAAAACGAAGCGGAAGCAGATGCAGTAGCCGAGTATATTTCAGGTTTATAA
- a CDS encoding pyroglutamyl-peptidase I — MEKLLLTGFEPFLSNPINPTMEVVQALNGKTTGQFEIVGHVLSVDFAKAPEQFMALVEEVKPTIIISLGLASGITKISPERVALNVKDGEKDNAGNAFEDAPIKEDGDVAYLSTLPIRKIVNRLNTAGYPTAISNSAGTYLCNNIMYEGLYYAAKNEAIRATGFIHIPASFELAIEHGRIPGWSMRDLTAAIELAIEVCVENVELAR, encoded by the coding sequence ATGGAGAAATTACTTTTAACAGGATTTGAACCGTTTTTATCAAATCCGATCAATCCTACAATGGAAGTCGTGCAGGCACTGAACGGAAAAACGACCGGCCAGTTTGAAATTGTTGGTCATGTCCTATCTGTTGACTTCGCAAAAGCACCGGAACAATTTATGGCACTGGTCGAAGAAGTAAAGCCGACGATTATCATTTCATTAGGGTTAGCGTCGGGCATTACAAAAATTTCTCCGGAACGTGTTGCATTGAATGTAAAGGATGGAGAAAAGGACAATGCGGGGAATGCGTTTGAAGATGCACCGATCAAAGAAGACGGGGATGTTGCGTATTTGTCGACATTGCCGATCCGCAAAATCGTCAACCGATTAAATACTGCAGGTTATCCGACGGCAATATCGAATTCAGCAGGAACGTATTTATGCAATAATATAATGTATGAAGGCTTGTACTATGCTGCGAAGAATGAAGCGATTCGAGCTACAGGATTTATCCACATCCCTGCATCATTCGAGCTGGCGATTGAGCACGGCCGAATTCCAGGCTGGTCAATGCGGGATCTGACAGCGGCCATTGAACTGGCAATCGAAGTTTGTGTAGAAAATGTGGAGCTGGCACGATAG
- a CDS encoding Nif3-like dinuclear metal center hexameric protein has protein sequence MKSVNGNEIIQLFESWSPKKYACMPNDPIGLAIGTLNKPVTKVLVTLDVTNEVVDEAIDNGCELIIAHHPPIFMKLSNLRTDNPKGALYEKCLKNDIAVYAAHTNLDVAPGGVNDLLADALQLENRKTLEVTFEEKMMKLAVFVPVDDADALRDVLAKAGAGRLGHYEACSYTLQGKGRFRATEGADPAVGEIGELHIEEEEKVEVVFPQSMKNKILKAMLNNHPYEEPAYDLFTMDVDTNEQGLGRIGKLKQPMTLREFAEFVKVQLDVPCLRAVGPLDRVVQKVAVVGGDGNKYIRAAKFAGADVFVTGDIGFHMAQDAEVDGLSIVDPGHHVEKVMIKGVAEKMASLCEDQKLPVEFIQSKINTEPFQFI, from the coding sequence GTGAAATCCGTAAATGGCAACGAGATTATCCAACTATTCGAATCATGGTCACCTAAAAAATATGCATGCATGCCGAATGACCCGATCGGATTGGCCATTGGTACATTAAACAAACCTGTCACGAAAGTGCTTGTGACACTGGACGTGACAAATGAAGTCGTAGATGAGGCCATCGATAACGGCTGTGAGCTCATCATTGCACATCACCCGCCGATTTTCATGAAGCTATCGAATTTGCGTACAGATAATCCGAAAGGGGCACTGTATGAAAAGTGCCTGAAAAATGATATCGCTGTTTATGCAGCCCACACGAATCTCGATGTAGCACCAGGCGGAGTCAATGATTTGCTGGCAGATGCCCTGCAACTTGAGAACCGTAAAACGCTGGAAGTAACCTTCGAAGAAAAAATGATGAAACTCGCCGTATTCGTTCCTGTGGATGATGCAGATGCTTTACGGGATGTCCTGGCTAAAGCCGGAGCAGGTCGTTTGGGCCACTATGAGGCGTGCAGCTATACATTGCAGGGGAAAGGCCGTTTCCGTGCCACAGAAGGAGCAGACCCGGCTGTAGGAGAAATCGGTGAGCTTCATATCGAGGAAGAGGAAAAGGTGGAAGTCGTGTTCCCGCAATCGATGAAAAATAAAATATTAAAGGCGATGCTGAACAACCACCCGTATGAAGAACCTGCATATGATCTGTTTACGATGGACGTAGACACAAATGAACAGGGGCTTGGCCGAATCGGCAAGCTGAAACAACCGATGACATTACGAGAGTTTGCAGAGTTTGTGAAAGTGCAGCTGGACGTGCCTTGCCTCCGTGCGGTTGGACCTTTGGATCGGGTTGTCCAGAAGGTTGCAGTTGTCGGGGGAGACGGCAATAAATATATCCGGGCTGCAAAATTTGCAGGGGCCGATGTATTTGTGACGGGAGATATCGGATTCCATATGGCTCAGGATGCAGAAGTGGATGGTTTAAGCATTGTTGATCCGGGCCACCATGTTGAAAAAGTCATGATTAAAGGCGTAGCGGAAAAAATGGCTTCTTTATGTGAGGATCAGAAATTGCCAGTAGAATTTATCCAATCAAAAATTAATACTGAGCCGTTCCAGTTTATTTAA
- a CDS encoding acyl-CoA dehydrogenase family protein — protein sequence MHFDLTTEQAMLQKMIREFSDEVVAPGAVERDKTKAFPVEIFKELSNMGIMGLPFPEQYGGAGADTISFAIVTEELSRTCASTGITYSAHISLGGAPLNLFGTEAQKEKYLTPICTGESFGAFGLTEPNAGSDAGGTETTAVLENGEFVINGSKVFITNASYAKHLALTAITNRDGNKKEISAIIVPTDAKGFTIKSEYEKMGLNASNTTELILENVRVPEENLLGVRGNGFKQFLTTLDGGRIGIAAMAVGIAQGALNKAVQYAKERKQFGKALAEFQATQFKLADMEVKIQLARTFVYKAAWLKDQGRPFGKEAAIAKYYASEMAMEVCDEAIQIHGGYGYMKEYEVERYLRDAKLLEIGEGTSEVQKMVIARHIL from the coding sequence ATGCATTTTGATTTAACAACAGAGCAAGCGATGTTACAAAAGATGATACGTGAGTTTTCAGATGAAGTAGTGGCACCAGGAGCAGTCGAGCGGGATAAAACGAAAGCCTTTCCAGTAGAAATTTTTAAAGAACTATCCAATATGGGAATTATGGGTCTGCCGTTTCCCGAACAATATGGCGGGGCGGGTGCAGATACAATCAGCTTTGCAATCGTTACAGAAGAGCTGAGCCGTACATGTGCATCAACAGGGATTACGTATTCGGCTCATATTTCATTGGGCGGAGCACCACTAAATTTATTCGGTACCGAGGCGCAAAAGGAAAAGTATTTAACGCCGATCTGTACGGGCGAATCTTTCGGGGCATTCGGTTTAACAGAGCCTAATGCCGGTTCAGATGCAGGCGGTACAGAAACGACCGCTGTGCTGGAAAATGGAGAATTTGTCATTAACGGATCGAAGGTTTTTATAACAAATGCAAGTTATGCCAAACATTTAGCGTTAACAGCTATCACAAATCGGGATGGAAACAAAAAAGAAATTAGCGCCATTATCGTACCGACAGATGCGAAAGGATTTACGATCAAGTCGGAATACGAAAAGATGGGCTTGAATGCTTCGAATACAACAGAACTGATTTTAGAAAATGTCCGGGTGCCGGAAGAGAATTTACTAGGGGTCCGGGGAAATGGTTTTAAGCAATTTTTAACAACGCTGGATGGTGGCCGAATCGGTATTGCGGCAATGGCTGTAGGAATTGCACAAGGCGCACTGAATAAAGCGGTTCAATATGCAAAAGAACGCAAGCAATTCGGAAAAGCGCTGGCGGAGTTTCAGGCAACACAGTTTAAACTGGCTGATATGGAGGTAAAAATACAATTAGCACGGACATTTGTATACAAAGCGGCATGGCTGAAAGATCAGGGGCGTCCATTCGGGAAAGAGGCTGCGATCGCAAAATACTATGCTTCCGAGATGGCTATGGAAGTTTGCGATGAAGCCATTCAAATTCATGGCGGCTACGGCTATATGAAAGAGTATGAAGTAGAGCGCTATTTACGGGATGCGAAACTGCTGGAAATCGGTGAAGGAACATCCGAAGTACAGAAAATGGTAATTGCAAGACATATATTATGA
- a CDS encoding 4-hydroxy-3-methylbut-2-enyl diphosphate reductase, whose product MKVLKINPRGYCYGVVDAMVIARNAALDPTLPRPIYILGMIVHNKHVTDAFEQDGIITLDGENRKEIIEQVEQGTVIFTAHGVSPEIREIARRKGLVSIDATCPDVTVTHDLIREKTAEGYDIIYIGKKGHPEPEGAIGVAPDHVHLVQSMKDIDNLSFENEKILVTNQTTMSQWDVAFLMDSLKEKFPHVEVHKEICLATQVRQEAVAEQAGASDLLIVVGDPKSNNSNRLTQVSVEIAGTPSYRISDISELQIEWLENVETVAVTAGASTPTPIVKEVLSFLEKFDKNDPATHEIVRSVTLDKILPKIKAPKPVEKIMPY is encoded by the coding sequence ATGAAAGTTTTAAAAATTAATCCGCGTGGATACTGCTATGGGGTAGTAGACGCTATGGTCATTGCACGCAATGCCGCACTTGATCCGACATTACCAAGACCAATCTACATTTTAGGTATGATTGTACACAATAAACATGTTACAGATGCATTTGAACAAGATGGCATCATTACGCTTGATGGCGAAAATCGCAAAGAAATAATCGAACAGGTAGAGCAGGGCACGGTTATTTTCACAGCACACGGTGTATCACCTGAAATTCGCGAAATCGCCAGACGTAAAGGGCTCGTATCAATTGACGCGACATGCCCGGACGTTACGGTGACACATGATCTAATCCGTGAAAAAACAGCGGAAGGCTACGATATTATTTACATCGGTAAAAAGGGACATCCTGAACCAGAAGGCGCAATCGGTGTTGCACCAGACCATGTTCACCTAGTCCAATCGATGAAAGATATCGATAACCTGTCTTTTGAAAACGAAAAAATTCTTGTAACAAACCAAACGACGATGAGTCAATGGGATGTTGCTTTCCTGATGGATAGTTTAAAAGAAAAATTCCCGCATGTCGAAGTGCATAAAGAAATTTGTCTGGCCACACAAGTCCGCCAAGAAGCAGTAGCTGAACAAGCGGGTGCTTCCGATTTATTAATCGTTGTCGGCGATCCAAAATCGAACAACTCGAACCGTCTGACACAAGTATCGGTAGAAATAGCCGGGACGCCATCTTACCGCATTTCGGATATTTCAGAGCTGCAGATCGAGTGGCTGGAAAATGTTGAAACAGTAGCAGTAACAGCAGGTGCTTCAACACCGACGCCAATCGTTAAGGAAGTCCTATCATTCTTGGAGAAGTTCGATAAAAACGATCCTGCAACACATGAAATTGTACGCTCCGTAACTTTGGATAAAATTCTGCCGAAGATTAAAGCACCAAAACCTGTTGAAAAAATTATGCCTTACTAA
- the dacB gene encoding D-alanyl-D-alanine carboxypeptidase/D-alanyl-D-alanine endopeptidase: MRKIIQLVILFALFFSLPIQSFASVNSTVTTHLGKNNAAVTVRDAETGKIVYSQNGDKLMRPASNMKLVSGAAALEMLGEDYRFKTDLYIDGLIVNGTLNGNVYIKGSGDPTLTREDFIEFSDILMKNGIRTINGHLIGDDKAFSGSTLPPGVIKSDETYYFGARTSAITMSPNNDFDASTIIITASPGKVGAKPSFTIYPNSSGMVISNQAKTVKKGSANTVTIKRAYNTNRIIISGNLPQGSSKKEWVTLQDPSKNTMDAIKQTLKGKGLKFVKSSQLKIGKVPQDATLLYTNESRTLAAIFPAFMKLSNNSIADILVKTMGKEQLGEGSTTKGVTLLKKYSESLDIPVSNWRFTDGSGLSNSNRVTSNGLSQLLFKVQEEPYFDTFFDSLPVAGNKDRMVGGTLKSRLTSSGLQNRIYAKTGYIPNVYTLSGYMKGQSGKQYIFSILLENKSSGNVYIDRTMAALVKNL, translated from the coding sequence ATGAGAAAAATAATTCAGCTCGTCATTTTATTTGCATTATTCTTTTCATTGCCTATTCAAAGTTTTGCATCGGTCAATAGTACCGTAACAACACATTTAGGGAAAAATAATGCAGCTGTGACGGTTCGTGACGCAGAGACCGGTAAAATCGTTTATTCGCAAAATGGGGACAAGCTGATGCGGCCAGCTTCGAATATGAAGTTAGTTTCCGGGGCTGCAGCATTGGAAATGTTAGGAGAGGATTACCGTTTTAAAACAGATTTATATATCGATGGCCTTATCGTCAACGGTACATTGAACGGGAATGTGTACATAAAAGGAAGCGGCGACCCTACATTGACAAGGGAAGACTTTATCGAGTTTTCCGACATCTTGATGAAGAATGGCATTCGCACGATCAATGGTCACTTAATCGGCGATGATAAGGCGTTTTCCGGCAGTACATTGCCGCCCGGTGTCATAAAATCAGATGAGACTTATTACTTCGGAGCACGTACTTCCGCCATTACGATGTCGCCGAACAACGACTTTGATGCAAGCACGATTATTATTACTGCTAGCCCGGGTAAAGTCGGTGCAAAACCGAGCTTTACGATCTATCCTAATTCAAGCGGTATGGTCATTTCCAATCAGGCTAAAACGGTCAAAAAAGGGAGTGCCAATACAGTAACGATCAAGCGTGCATACAACACAAACCGCATCATCATTTCAGGCAATCTTCCGCAGGGCAGCAGCAAAAAGGAATGGGTAACATTGCAGGACCCTTCGAAAAATACAATGGATGCCATCAAGCAGACGCTGAAAGGCAAAGGGTTGAAATTTGTGAAAAGTTCACAGCTGAAAATCGGGAAAGTTCCGCAAGATGCAACACTGCTTTATACAAATGAATCCCGTACATTAGCGGCCATTTTCCCGGCGTTTATGAAGCTGAGCAACAACAGTATCGCTGATATTCTTGTAAAAACGATGGGCAAGGAGCAGTTAGGGGAAGGCAGCACGACTAAAGGGGTCACGTTATTAAAAAAATATAGTGAATCATTGGATATCCCAGTTAGTAACTGGCGTTTTACTGATGGCTCGGGACTGTCCAATTCAAACCGTGTCACATCAAACGGACTTTCGCAGCTGCTGTTCAAAGTTCAAGAGGAACCTTATTTTGATACATTTTTTGATTCATTGCCAGTCGCCGGCAATAAAGATCGCATGGTCGGCGGGACACTAAAAAGCCGTCTGACAAGCAGTGGGCTGCAAAATAGAATCTATGCAAAAACCGGGTATATTCCGAATGTATATACATTATCAGGATATATGAAGGGCCAAAGTGGAAAACAATATATTTTCTCGATCTTACTGGAAAACAAATCGAGTGGAAATGTATACATTGACCGTACAATGGCAGCGCTTGTAAAAAACTTATAA
- a CDS encoding deoxyribonuclease IV: protein MLLGSHVSMSGKKMLLGASEEALSYGANTFMIYTGAPQNTRRKPIEELNIMKGLLHMKENGLSNIVVHAPYIINLGNTTKPETFELGVNFLQEEIKRTAALEATQIVLHPGAHVGAGVDAGIERIVEGLNEVLTQDYPVQIALETMAGKGTEIGRTFEELARIIDGVTNNERLSICMDTCHIHDAGYDVVGDFDGVLNEFDKTIGLDRLKVLHINDSKNVRGAAKDRHENIGFGEIGFEAIHYIVHHPQLMHLPKILETPFVGPDAKNKKAPYLHEIAMLRNSEFQPALIDALRE, encoded by the coding sequence ATGTTATTAGGTTCACATGTTTCAATGAGCGGAAAAAAAATGCTGCTAGGTGCCAGTGAAGAAGCATTAAGCTATGGTGCCAATACTTTTATGATCTATACGGGCGCACCTCAAAATACGCGTAGAAAGCCGATTGAAGAGCTGAATATTATGAAGGGGCTGCTCCATATGAAAGAAAACGGGCTATCCAACATTGTTGTCCATGCACCTTATATTATTAATTTGGGAAATACGACAAAGCCGGAAACGTTCGAGCTTGGCGTAAACTTTCTGCAGGAAGAAATTAAACGTACAGCTGCACTTGAAGCGACACAAATCGTGCTGCATCCGGGTGCTCATGTCGGTGCAGGGGTTGATGCGGGTATTGAGCGCATTGTAGAAGGTTTGAATGAAGTGCTGACTCAGGACTACCCGGTACAGATTGCACTCGAAACAATGGCCGGCAAAGGCACTGAAATCGGCCGTACATTTGAAGAGTTGGCACGCATTATCGATGGGGTGACAAACAATGAGCGCCTGTCGATCTGTATGGACACTTGCCATATCCATGATGCTGGCTACGACGTTGTAGGTGACTTTGACGGTGTGTTAAATGAATTCGACAAAACAATCGGATTGGACCGTTTAAAAGTGCTGCACATCAATGATTCGAAAAATGTGCGCGGTGCTGCTAAAGACCGTCATGAAAATATCGGTTTTGGCGAAATCGGTTTTGAGGCGATACATTATATCGTCCATCATCCACAGCTGATGCATTTGCCGAAAATACTGGAAACACCATTTGTCGGTCCGGATGCTAAAAATAAAAAAGCGCCATATTTACACGAAATTGCGATGCTTCGCAACAGTGAATTCCAGCCAGCATTAATTGATGCACTGCGCGAATAA
- a CDS encoding DEAD/DEAH box helicase — protein MSKYTDYQFKPFLQDAIAKLGFTEPTPIQKEMIPLVLKGKSAIGQAHTGTGKTHSFLLPIVERIVEENQEVQAVITSPTRELAQQIFDALNQLVEGTEISTKLFIGGTDKQRTIDRLKTQPQIVVGTPGRIKDLVKENALLVHTAPILVVDEADLAFDMGFIEDIDGFASHMPEKLEMFVFSATIPEKLKPFLKKYMDSPIHIHMNDKRPVAEGIDFVLVPVRSKARNTRLLEVIKGINPFLAVIFCNTRKNAESVASFLAEQGIRAGQIHGDLSPRDRKKMMKQVRDLEFQYIVATDLAARGIDIQGISHVINYEIPEDLEFFIHRVGRTARAGSKGTAITLYQPEEEDAIVRIEKMGIPFVQKDIKNGEWSDLKDRHQRANRKGERKEDEIDAKAKALVRKPKKVKPGYKRNMKWEMEKVKKRERRIKARRNNR, from the coding sequence ATGTCAAAATATACTGATTATCAATTCAAGCCATTTTTGCAGGACGCCATTGCAAAGCTTGGATTTACAGAGCCGACACCCATTCAAAAAGAAATGATTCCACTCGTATTAAAAGGTAAGAGTGCAATCGGACAAGCTCATACAGGTACAGGAAAAACACATAGTTTTTTATTGCCAATCGTAGAGCGTATCGTAGAAGAAAATCAAGAAGTACAGGCGGTTATTACATCGCCTACGCGTGAGCTGGCACAACAAATTTTTGATGCATTAAACCAGCTGGTTGAAGGAACGGAAATTTCAACTAAATTATTTATCGGCGGTACGGACAAACAACGTACAATCGATCGTTTAAAAACACAGCCGCAAATCGTTGTAGGCACACCGGGTCGTATTAAGGACTTGGTAAAAGAAAATGCATTGCTCGTACACACTGCTCCGATTTTAGTTGTCGATGAAGCAGATTTGGCATTTGACATGGGCTTCATTGAGGATATTGACGGTTTTGCGTCGCATATGCCGGAAAAGCTTGAAATGTTCGTTTTCTCAGCGACAATTCCTGAAAAATTAAAACCATTCTTGAAGAAATACATGGATTCACCGATTCATATTCATATGAATGACAAACGTCCGGTAGCGGAAGGCATTGATTTTGTATTAGTACCTGTACGTTCGAAAGCGCGTAATACACGATTACTTGAAGTAATTAAAGGAATTAACCCATTCTTGGCGGTTATTTTCTGTAATACACGTAAAAATGCAGAATCTGTAGCGAGCTTTTTAGCAGAACAAGGTATCCGTGCAGGACAAATCCACGGCGATTTAAGCCCGCGTGACCGTAAAAAAATGATGAAGCAAGTACGTGATCTTGAGTTCCAATATATTGTAGCGACAGATTTAGCTGCACGTGGTATTGATATTCAAGGAATTTCGCATGTCATTAACTATGAAATTCCGGAAGATCTTGAATTCTTCATTCACCGTGTTGGCCGTACAGCACGTGCCGGTTCTAAGGGAACAGCAATTACGTTGTACCAGCCGGAAGAGGAAGATGCAATTGTACGCATCGAAAAAATGGGCATACCATTTGTACAAAAAGATATTAAAAATGGCGAATGGTCTGATTTAAAAGACCGTCACCAACGTGCAAACCGTAAAGGTGAGCGTAAAGAAGATGAAATCGATGCGAAAGCCAAAGCCCTCGTACGTAAGCCGAAGAAAGTAAAGCCAGGCTATAAACGTAATATGAAGTGGGAAATGGAAAAAGTGAAAAAACGCGAACGCCGTATTAAAGCGCGCCGCAACAATAGATAA
- the vrrA gene encoding VrrA/YqfQ family protein: protein MRPPYYFQPQAMMNQMPVAPRFPMYAPYMMRGPASGAGPIPGIGPIPGAGQFMNQMPIPPQAPMPGAGAVAGNVPKLEGFLSGANSLFNNAQKFTPYIQQAAPMFKNLPALWRLYKGFKDTSDPLESSTVSMPQERPRERMRERGNQRGNRQEQEPVEEKITSKPSLPKIFQPPFE, encoded by the coding sequence ATGCGCCCACCTTATTACTTCCAACCTCAAGCAATGATGAATCAAATGCCGGTTGCACCACGCTTTCCAATGTATGCACCATACATGATGCGAGGTCCGGCATCAGGGGCAGGTCCGATTCCTGGGATAGGTCCAATACCTGGAGCTGGTCAGTTTATGAATCAAATGCCTATTCCGCCTCAAGCACCTATGCCTGGAGCAGGAGCAGTTGCAGGAAATGTACCGAAACTTGAAGGTTTTTTGTCAGGAGCAAACTCTTTATTTAATAATGCCCAAAAATTCACGCCTTATATTCAGCAGGCGGCCCCAATGTTTAAAAATCTGCCGGCTTTATGGCGTTTATACAAAGGATTTAAAGATACATCGGACCCGCTGGAGTCTTCCACTGTTTCGATGCCACAAGAAAGACCAAGAGAAAGAATGAGAGAAAGAGGCAATCAGCGAGGCAACCGACAAGAACAAGAACCGGTTGAAGAGAAAATTACATCAAAACCATCATTACCGAAAATATTTCAGCCGCCTTTTGAATAA
- the rpoD gene encoding RNA polymerase sigma factor RpoD — translation MADKSKHSKDTVVNGVSLEQVKKQLLAKAKQVGEMSMKEISDTLAFFELENEEIFNFADEIEKNDVTVEGKEEFEEEALSKQESSEEAFDLNDLSVPPGVKINDPVRMYLKEIGRVDLLSADQEIRLAERIEQGDEEARKRLAEANLRLVVSIAKRYVGRGMLFLDLIQEGNMGLIKAVEKFDHRKGFKFSTYATWWIRQAITRAIADQARTIRIPVHMVETINKLIRVQRQLLQDLGREPSPEEIGEEMDLTPEKVREILKIAQEPVSLETPIGEEDDSHLGDFIEDSEAQSPSDHAAYELLKEQLEDVLDTLTDREENVLRLRFGLDDGRTRTLEEVGKVFGVTRERIRQIEAKALRKLRHPSRSKRLKDFLE, via the coding sequence ATGGCGGACAAGTCAAAACATTCAAAAGATACGGTAGTAAACGGGGTTTCATTAGAGCAGGTAAAAAAGCAACTGTTAGCTAAAGCAAAACAGGTTGGCGAAATGTCAATGAAGGAAATTTCTGATACATTAGCATTTTTTGAACTGGAAAACGAAGAGATTTTTAACTTTGCCGATGAAATCGAAAAAAATGATGTAACAGTCGAAGGAAAAGAAGAATTTGAAGAAGAAGCGCTTTCTAAGCAGGAATCGAGCGAAGAAGCATTCGACTTAAATGATTTAAGTGTTCCTCCTGGCGTTAAAATTAATGACCCGGTACGTATGTACTTAAAAGAAATCGGACGTGTGGATTTACTTTCTGCCGATCAGGAAATCCGCTTAGCGGAACGTATCGAGCAAGGTGACGAAGAAGCACGTAAACGTCTGGCTGAAGCCAACCTGCGTCTTGTAGTTTCGATTGCAAAACGTTATGTAGGCCGTGGGATGCTGTTCCTTGATCTTATTCAAGAAGGGAATATGGGTCTGATTAAAGCGGTTGAAAAATTTGACCACCGTAAAGGCTTCAAGTTCTCGACTTATGCAACATGGTGGATCCGTCAGGCGATTACACGCGCGATTGCAGACCAGGCACGTACAATCCGTATTCCGGTACACATGGTTGAAACAATCAACAAATTAATCCGTGTACAACGCCAGCTTCTTCAGGATTTAGGCCGTGAACCTTCTCCGGAGGAAATTGGGGAAGAAATGGATTTAACACCTGAAAAAGTCCGTGAAATTTTAAAAATTGCACAAGAGCCTGTATCATTGGAAACACCAATCGGGGAAGAAGATGATTCACATCTGGGTGATTTCATTGAAGACTCGGAAGCACAGTCTCCTTCTGATCATGCAGCATATGAATTGTTGAAGGAACAGCTAGAGGACGTGCTGGATACATTAACAGACCGTGAAGAAAACGTATTGCGTTTACGTTTCGGTTTAGATGATGGCCGTACACGCACTTTAGAAGAAGTAGGGAAAGTGTTTGGCGTTACACGTGAACGTATTCGTCAAATCGAGGCGAAAGCATTACGTAAACTACGTCATCCATCTCGCTCAAAACGCTTAAAAGATTTCTTGGAATAA
- a CDS encoding DUF1450 domain-containing protein, protein MAFSFFKRNKTVALKNQVEFCMTNLSLGAADVYDVLLERDDLEITESGCTSNCEICECHLFAIVNGNLIKSENAETLLQNVENELEENSVLF, encoded by the coding sequence ATGGCGTTTTCTTTTTTTAAGAGGAATAAAACGGTCGCTTTAAAAAATCAGGTAGAGTTTTGCATGACGAATTTATCGCTCGGTGCAGCGGATGTGTATGATGTGCTGCTGGAGCGCGACGATTTGGAAATAACGGAATCCGGCTGTACTTCAAACTGTGAAATTTGCGAATGTCATTTATTTGCGATTGTAAATGGGAATCTTATTAAATCAGAAAATGCGGAAACCCTATTACAGAACGTAGAAAATGAGCTGGAGGAGAATTCAGTCCTGTTTTAA